One Amycolatopsis sp. NBC_00355 genomic window carries:
- a CDS encoding cytochrome P450, whose product MTGSQQEARAARTAPPGPPRRATFRLLKQLFTDRLALMGDNAEEYGDVVRIAIGPKTMFLVNHPDLAKHVLADNAANYHKGIGLQEARRALGDGLLTSDGETWRTQRRTIQPVFQPKRISRQAAVVASEVDGLIERLAAREGAGPVEILHEMTGLTLGVLGKTLLDAELGGYETLGHSFEAVQDQAMFEAVTLSMVPQWVPLKKQVQFRAARDDLRRIAEELVDQRLANPVENGEDVLSRLIATGTADSASRERMRDELITLLLAGHETTASTLGWAFHLVDEHPDVAQRLHEEAVEVLGDRLPEYEDLRKLTYTAAVVEEVMRMYPPVWLLPRVAQADDEIGGYHVPAGSDVVVVPYTLHRHPDFWTDPERFDPGRFDAANPAGRPPRYAYIPFGAGPRFCIGNSLGVMEAVFVLAMASRDLELRKVPGKVVEPEAMLSLRVRGGLPMTVHRRAAEHRRAA is encoded by the coding sequence ATGACCGGCTCGCAGCAGGAAGCCCGGGCGGCGCGCACCGCGCCGCCCGGGCCGCCGCGCCGGGCGACCTTCCGGTTGCTGAAGCAGCTCTTCACCGACCGGCTCGCCCTCATGGGCGACAACGCCGAGGAGTACGGCGACGTCGTCCGCATCGCCATCGGGCCCAAGACCATGTTCCTGGTCAACCACCCGGACCTCGCCAAGCACGTGCTCGCGGACAACGCGGCGAACTACCACAAGGGCATCGGCCTGCAGGAGGCCCGCCGGGCCCTCGGCGACGGCCTGCTCACCAGCGACGGGGAGACCTGGCGCACGCAGCGCCGGACCATCCAGCCGGTGTTCCAGCCCAAGCGGATCTCCCGCCAGGCCGCCGTCGTGGCGTCCGAAGTGGACGGTCTGATCGAGCGGCTCGCGGCGCGCGAGGGCGCCGGGCCGGTCGAGATCCTGCACGAGATGACCGGGCTGACGCTCGGCGTCCTGGGCAAGACGCTGCTGGACGCCGAACTCGGCGGCTACGAGACCCTCGGCCACTCGTTCGAGGCCGTGCAGGACCAGGCCATGTTCGAGGCGGTCACGCTCAGCATGGTCCCGCAGTGGGTGCCGCTCAAGAAGCAGGTGCAGTTCCGCGCGGCGCGTGACGACCTGCGCCGCATCGCCGAAGAGCTGGTCGACCAGCGGCTCGCGAACCCGGTCGAGAACGGCGAAGACGTGCTGTCACGCCTGATCGCGACCGGCACCGCCGACAGTGCGTCACGCGAACGCATGCGCGACGAGCTGATCACGTTGCTGCTGGCCGGGCACGAGACGACGGCGAGCACGCTCGGCTGGGCGTTCCACCTGGTCGACGAGCACCCCGACGTCGCGCAGCGGCTGCACGAGGAAGCCGTGGAGGTGCTCGGCGACCGGCTCCCGGAGTACGAGGACCTGCGGAAGCTGACCTACACCGCCGCGGTGGTCGAAGAGGTCATGCGGATGTACCCGCCGGTGTGGCTGCTGCCGCGGGTCGCCCAGGCCGACGACGAGATCGGCGGGTACCACGTGCCGGCCGGGTCCGACGTCGTCGTCGTGCCCTACACCCTGCACCGGCACCCGGACTTCTGGACCGACCCGGAGCGCTTCGACCCGGGCCGGTTCGACGCGGCCAACCCGGCCGGGCGGCCGCCGCGCTACGCCTACATCCCGTTCGGCGCCGGGCCGCGGTTCTGCATCGGCAACAGCCTCGGCGTGATGGAGGCGGTGTTCGTGCTGGCGATGGCGTCGCGGGACCTGGAGCTGCGCAAGGTGCCGGGCAAGGTCGTGGAACCCGAGGCGATGCTCTCGCTGCGGGTGCGCGGCGGGCTGCCGATGACCGTGCACCGGCGGGCGGCGGAGCACCGCCGCGCCGCTTGA